In the genome of Leptolyngbya iicbica LK, one region contains:
- the proX gene encoding glycine betaine/L-proline ABC transporter substrate-binding protein ProX — protein MVFNFDTFKLPIAANRLGAAAAVAVAIAGVSACGGEQATDTGTDSGETTEETAATGDLPGEGVSVVPGYAVLEELFQTEIVNIGLEQMGYTIESPKELEYATLHVDTANGGITYTAAHWETLHEEFFANSGGDDALERTGTYIANVLQGYKIDTATAEEYGITSIEQLQDPEIAALFDTDGDGKANLTGCNPGWGCELVIEHQLDEYGLRDTVQHEQGQYFALIADTITRYEQGEPILFYTWTPLWVSGVLTEGEDVTWLEVPYTSLPEAQAEVTEDDTSAEGKNLGFAVDQQVILANQEFVDANPAAAKFFELIEVPIGDVSAQNQLMQDGEDTPEQIRAHAEEWVAENQEQFDGWIEEALAAQ, from the coding sequence ATGGTTTTCAATTTCGATACTTTCAAATTGCCCATCGCGGCTAATCGTCTCGGCGCAGCCGCAGCCGTAGCGGTGGCGATCGCAGGCGTCTCTGCCTGTGGCGGCGAACAAGCCACCGATACCGGCACAGACTCCGGCGAGACCACTGAAGAAACCGCCGCTACTGGTGACCTGCCCGGCGAAGGCGTCAGCGTTGTACCTGGCTATGCCGTGTTAGAAGAACTCTTTCAGACCGAGATTGTCAACATCGGTCTAGAGCAGATGGGCTATACGATCGAATCGCCTAAGGAGCTCGAATACGCTACCCTGCACGTTGATACAGCAAACGGCGGTATCACCTACACCGCAGCCCATTGGGAAACCTTGCACGAAGAGTTTTTCGCCAACAGCGGCGGCGACGACGCGCTTGAACGCACGGGTACTTACATTGCGAACGTGCTGCAAGGCTACAAAATCGATACTGCCACTGCCGAAGAATACGGCATCACCTCTATTGAGCAACTGCAAGATCCCGAAATTGCCGCCCTGTTTGACACCGATGGCGACGGCAAAGCCAACCTCACAGGGTGTAATCCTGGCTGGGGGTGTGAACTTGTGATCGAACACCAACTGGATGAATACGGCCTCCGGGATACGGTGCAACATGAACAAGGACAGTACTTTGCCCTGATTGCCGACACCATTACCCGCTATGAGCAGGGCGAGCCCATCCTGTTCTACACCTGGACTCCCCTTTGGGTCAGCGGTGTGCTGACAGAAGGTGAAGATGTGACCTGGTTGGAAGTGCCTTACACCAGCCTGCCCGAGGCTCAAGCTGAGGTCACTGAAGATGACACCAGTGCCGAAGGCAAAAATCTCGGCTTTGCCGTTGACCAGCAGGTCATCTTGGCCAACCAAGAATTTGTTGATGCGAATCCGGCAGCGGCCAAGTTCTTTGAACTGATTGAGGTGCCCATCGGTGATGTGAGCGCTCAGAATCAGTTGATGCAAGACGGCGAAGATACCCCGGAACAAATTCGCGCCCATGCCGAAGAGTGGGTGGCCGAGAACCAAGAACAGTTTGACGGTTGGATTGAAGAGGCTCTTGCCGCTCAATAA
- a CDS encoding ABC transporter permease, giving the protein MDTAIQDFFNWLFLNQSTEIIPLGDWISSIVDWVVTNFRWVFQAIRVPISQALNGIEAFLQAIPPFVFLGALGLFAWQFASRNLAIFSIVAMTFVGLIGAWSETMTTLSLVITAVVLCILVGLPLGIAAARSDRVEATIRPVLDAMQTLPAFVYLVPVVMLFGTGKVPGVIVTFIFAVPPLIRLTNIGIRQVSEETIEAAQSFGSTPGQMLWEVQMPLAMPTILAGVNQSIMLALSMVVIASLIAVEGLGQMVNRGIGRLDVGLAAVGGLGIVIMAIVLDRLTQAIGKPPKDGLSWQDRGPVGAIRTMLGKRRRVPTATS; this is encoded by the coding sequence ATGGACACCGCAATTCAAGACTTTTTTAACTGGTTGTTTCTCAACCAGTCGACTGAAATTATCCCCTTAGGCGATTGGATTTCCAGCATTGTGGATTGGGTCGTCACCAATTTCCGCTGGGTCTTTCAAGCTATTCGAGTGCCCATTAGTCAGGCCCTCAATGGCATTGAAGCCTTCCTGCAAGCCATACCCCCGTTTGTGTTTCTGGGGGCTTTAGGGTTATTTGCTTGGCAGTTTGCCAGTCGCAACTTAGCGATTTTTAGCATCGTCGCAATGACTTTTGTCGGGCTGATTGGGGCTTGGTCAGAAACCATGACGACTCTGTCGTTGGTGATCACCGCTGTGGTGCTCTGCATTTTGGTTGGATTGCCGTTGGGCATTGCTGCTGCGCGCAGCGATCGCGTCGAGGCCACCATCCGTCCCGTGCTCGACGCCATGCAGACGCTCCCCGCTTTTGTATATCTTGTTCCAGTAGTGATGCTGTTTGGCACTGGCAAGGTTCCGGGGGTGATTGTTACCTTTATCTTTGCTGTGCCTCCCTTGATTCGTTTGACGAATATTGGCATCCGCCAAGTCTCTGAAGAGACCATCGAGGCCGCCCAGTCTTTTGGGTCTACCCCTGGGCAAATGCTCTGGGAAGTGCAGATGCCCCTTGCCATGCCGACCATTTTGGCGGGTGTCAACCAATCAATTATGTTGGCGCTGTCGATGGTCGTGATTGCCTCGTTGATTGCGGTCGAGGGGCTCGGCCAAATGGTGAACCGGGGCATTGGCCGCTTAGATGTTGGTCTCGCCGCCGTCGGCGGACTTGGCATCGTGATTATGGCGATCGTGCTCGATCGCTTAACCCAAGCGATTGGCAAACCGCCTAAAGACGGGCTCTCTTGGCAAGACCGCGGCCCAGTTGGCGCAATTCGCACCATGCTGGGCAAGCGCCGTCGGGTACCCACCGCCACGTCTTAA
- a CDS encoding quaternary amine ABC transporter ATP-binding protein: protein MSSSQPKIKIENLVKIYGKNPEHALKLFREGGNRDEILQATGNVLGVADVTLSIGEGELFVIMGLSGSGKSTLVRCLNRLIEPTSGHVYIDEEDVAKVDVKRLREVRRTKLSMVFQRFGLFPHKSVLENTEYGLKMRGVSPEERRQKALETLEIVGLRKWADYAPSSLSGGMQQRVGLARALATDAPILLMDEAFSALDPLIRRGMQDELMRLQTELQRTIVFISHDIQEALKIGDRVAIMKDGYLVQVGTPEEIITNPVDDYIAAFTQDVNRAQVLKTGSIVRQTVPFILGQGSARAALQDMQTHNRRRMHVVDRQGQPVGILMRQDLESAVNSGVEDVSSVMRTDFPTVEASTSLEEIFHIAQSGAPIAVVNRKGKFKGVVEQSDILASIGRLSQEPEVDMTPIDQVAV from the coding sequence ATGTCAAGTTCACAACCCAAAATCAAGATTGAAAATCTTGTCAAAATTTATGGGAAAAATCCTGAGCATGCCCTGAAACTTTTTCGGGAAGGGGGAAATCGGGATGAAATTTTGCAGGCCACCGGCAATGTGCTCGGGGTCGCTGACGTTACCCTCTCTATTGGCGAGGGCGAATTATTCGTCATCATGGGCCTCTCTGGCTCTGGTAAATCGACGCTGGTGCGCTGTCTTAATCGCCTGATTGAGCCCACCAGTGGCCATGTCTACATTGACGAAGAAGACGTGGCAAAGGTGGATGTCAAGCGATTGCGAGAAGTACGCCGCACGAAACTTTCCATGGTCTTCCAGCGCTTTGGACTGTTTCCCCACAAGTCGGTTTTAGAGAACACCGAGTACGGCTTAAAAATGCGCGGCGTCTCCCCTGAAGAGCGACGCCAAAAGGCTCTGGAAACGCTGGAAATTGTGGGTTTACGGAAATGGGCAGACTATGCGCCCAGTTCGCTCAGTGGTGGTATGCAGCAACGGGTCGGATTGGCCCGCGCCCTTGCCACTGATGCCCCCATCTTGCTTATGGATGAAGCCTTTAGTGCGCTCGATCCCCTGATTCGCCGAGGCATGCAAGATGAGCTCATGCGTTTGCAAACGGAATTGCAGCGCACCATTGTGTTCATTAGCCACGACATTCAAGAGGCGCTGAAGATTGGCGATCGCGTCGCCATCATGAAAGACGGCTACTTGGTGCAAGTCGGCACCCCTGAAGAAATCATCACCAACCCCGTTGATGATTACATTGCCGCCTTTACCCAAGATGTCAATCGGGCACAGGTTTTGAAAACGGGATCAATTGTGCGCCAAACCGTGCCCTTTATTCTGGGCCAGGGCTCCGCGCGGGCTGCCTTGCAAGATATGCAAACTCACAATCGTCGCCGAATGCATGTGGTCGATCGCCAAGGTCAGCCTGTCGGTATACTCATGCGCCAAGATCTTGAAAGTGCTGTCAACAGCGGTGTCGAAGATGTGTCATCGGTCATGCGCACGGACTTCCCCACCGTGGAAGCCTCTACCAGCCTGGAAGAAATTTTCCACATAGCTCAATCTGGTGCCCCCATTGCCGTCGTGAACCGCAAAGGCAAGTTTAAGGGCGTGGTCGAGCAATCAGACATTCTCGCGAGCATTGGTCGCCTTAGCCAGGAGCCGGAAGTTGACATGACCCCGATTGATCAAGTCGCTGTTTAG
- a CDS encoding DUF4089 domain-containing protein — MTAPDEMTGEMSLVEVQTYVEQAAKLLGLSLPESVEPQVVENFVRVVAIAQPVLEFELPDTLESAPRFEP, encoded by the coding sequence ATGACTGCCCCCGATGAAATGACTGGCGAGATGAGCTTGGTTGAGGTGCAGACTTATGTTGAACAAGCGGCTAAGTTATTAGGCTTGTCGTTGCCCGAGTCAGTCGAGCCGCAAGTAGTGGAAAATTTTGTCCGTGTGGTGGCGATCGCTCAACCAGTTCTGGAGTTTGAGCTGCCGGACACCCTCGAATCGGCTCCGAGATTTGAGCCTTAG